CACGACAGGTTGGCAAGACATGGCTTGTAGAAAACATCCTTGCTGAAGAATTTGAAAACTATGTTAAAATCGATTTAGAGAAGATGAATAATCTTCACATCTATTTTGAAGGAGAATTAGACCCGAAAAAGATTGTGAATTATCTTGAATTATCTACGAAACCAATCACTCCGGGAAAAACGCTTCTCTTTCTCGATGAAATCCAGGCATGCCCCAGAGCAATTACAGCGCTGAGATATTTTTACGAGGTTATGCCCGAACTCCATGTTATTGCAGCAGGTTCCCTGCTTGAATTCGCTTTTGGAGAAATATCTGTTCCGGTTGGCAGAGTTCAATACATGCAGGTTTACCCCATGTCATTCTATGAGTATCTCAATGCAATTCGCGGGGAATCATTAGCCGCAGAATCTCTTAAACACCCGGGCACAGTGGATGAGCGGGTTCAAAATATGCTCCTTGAAGAATTGCGCAGATATTTCTTTATCGGAGGAATGCCTGAATGTGTTAAAACTTTCAGTGAATCAGGATCGATGCTTGAAACCTTCAGAGTTCAATCGGAAATAATAGAATCATACAGAGATGATTTTTCTAAATATAAGCCGCATGTTGACCCGGCCTGTCTTGATGC
The sequence above is drawn from the Candidatus Aegiribacteria sp. genome and encodes:
- a CDS encoding AAA family ATPase produces the protein MKRMLEKQLLEWKESKRRKPLILRGARQVGKTWLVENILAEEFENYVKIDLEKMNNLHIYFEGELDPKKIVNYLELSTKPITPGKTLLFLDEIQACPRAITALRYFYEVMPELHVIAAGSLLEFAFGEISVPVGRVQYMQVYPMSFYEYLNAIRGESLAAESLKHPGTVDERVQNMLLEELRRYFFIGGMPECVKTFSESGSMLETFRVQSEIIESYRDDFSKYKPHVDPACLDA